Proteins from a single region of Rana temporaria chromosome 5, aRanTem1.1, whole genome shotgun sequence:
- the LOC120939676 gene encoding parkin coregulated gene protein homolog, with translation MVIETNTGKAVQSEHTKGKVSSEGFTVRAMMNNSTFKERPAKPTAFCKFYERGDFPIALEQDTKGNKIAWKVEIEKLDYHHYLPLFFDGLCEMAHPYEFFARQGVHDMLEHGGPKILPVIPQLIIPIKNALNTRTRQVICTTLKVLQHLVVSSEMVGEALVPYYRQILPILNIFKNINVNSGDGIDYSQQKRENIGDLIQETLEAFERHGGEDVFINIKYMVPAYESCLLN, from the exons ATGGTGATTGAGACCAACACCGGGAAGGCTGTCCAGTCCGAGCACACCAAGGGCAAAGTTTCTTCTGAGGGCTTCACTGTTAGAGCCATGATGAATAATTCAACATTCAAAGAACGACCTGCAAAGCCCACGGCTTTTTGCAAGTTTTATGAGCGAGGAGACTTTCCAATCGCCCTTGAGCAGGATACGAAAGGAAACAAAATAGCCTGGAAGGTGGAGATTGAGAAATTGGATTATCACCACTACTTGCCTCTCTTCTTTGATGGTCTTTGTGAAATGGCACATCCTTATGAATTTTTTGCACGTCAGGGAGTCCATGACATGCTGGAGCACGGAGGACCAAAGATTCTGCCTGTCATTCCTCAGCTCATTATACCCATAAAAAATGCCTTGAACACTCGCACCCGGCAAGTCATCTGCACCACTCTCAAAGTTCTGCAGCATTTGGTTGTTTCATCTGAAATGGTGGGTGAAGCTCTTGTCCCCTACTACCGCCAGATTCTTCCCATTCTCAACATCTTCAAGAATATAAATGTGAACTCAGGCGATGGCATTGACTACAGCCAGCAAAAACGTGAAAACATTGGTGACCTGATTCAAGAAACACTAGAAGCTTTTGAGCGCCATGGAGGAGAAGATGTGTTtattaatata aaatATATGGTGCCTGCCTACGAATCTTGTCTGCTGAACTAA